In Osmerus mordax isolate fOsmMor3 chromosome 24, fOsmMor3.pri, whole genome shotgun sequence, the following are encoded in one genomic region:
- the npffr2a gene encoding neuropeptide FF receptor 2a, protein MNDGLETNITFVYDNRTFTDTFKEHLIPKSNITYVGFYLHQPSIAAIFIVSYLLIFLVCMVGNGVVCFLVLRSKNMRTVTNLFILNLAVSDLLVGIFCMPTTLLDNIITGWPFGSLVCKMSGMVQGISVSASVFTLVAIAVDRFRCIVYPFKQKLALSTATVIIVIIWLLAVSIMCPSGVMLQVTKEQTVRILLGDGNQTRPFYWCRENWPSQEMRKIYTTVLFANIYLAPLSLIVIMYARIGITLFKTAVPTVGKPGHDNRNMVSKKKLRVIKMLLIVALLFIVSWLPLWTLMMLSDYARLTEHQHRVINIYIYPFAHWLAFFNSSVNPIIYGFFNENFRRGFQAVFKFSLGTAEGHGRQTYSHGALENSVPPASPQASTKPLSINTVDDNGRVIEQDVVMDDLKRVSRSSDSVTVFSI, encoded by the exons ATGAATGACGGACTTGAGACAAACATCACTTTTGTATATGACAACAGGACTTTTACAGACACCTTCAAGGAACACCTCATACCCAAGAGCAACATAACCTATGTGGGATTTTACCTTCACCAGCCATCCATAGCAGCCATATTTATAGTGTCCTACCTTCTAATCTTCCTGGTGTGCATGGTTGGAAATGGagttgtgtgttttcttgtgcTGCGGAGCAAAAACATGCGGACTGTCACCAACCTGTTCATTCTCAACCTGGCAGTCAGTGACCTTCTAGTTGGGATCTTCTGTATGCCTACCACACTTCTTGATAACATAATTACAG GATGGCCATTTGGAAGTTTGGTGTGCAAGATGAGTGGCATGGTTCAAGGAATCTCGGTTTCCGCATCGGTCTTCACTCTTGTTGCCATTGCTGTTGACAG ATTCCGATGCATCGTCTACCCTTTCAAGCAAAAACTTGCTCTGTCAACAGCCACAGTGATCATAGTGATCATCTGGCTCCTGGCTGTGTCCATCATGTGTCCCTCTGGGGTCATGCTACAAGTGACAAAGGAGCAAACCGTCCGTATCCTACTGGGAGACGGCAACCAAACACGCCCTTTTTACTGGTGCAGAGAAAACTGGCCAAGCCAAGAAATGCGTAAGATTTACACCACAGTTCTGTTTGCCAACATCTACCTTGCGCCTTTATCCCTCATTGTGATCATGTACGCCCGTATCGGCATTACTCTGTTCAAAACTGCGGTTCCAACGGTTGGCAAGCCTGGCCACGATAACCGCAATATGGTGTCAAAGAAAAAACTGAGGGTCATTAAGATGCTTTTGATCGTAGCATTACTGTTCATCGTGTCCTGGCTCCCCTTGTGGACACTGATGATGCTGAGTGACTATGCCCGACTCACCGAGCATCAGCACCGAgtcataaacatttacatttaccccTTTGCACACTGGCTGGCTTTCTTCAACAGTAGCGTGAACCCGATTATTTACGGTTTCTTCAATGAGAATTTCCGCCGGGGGTTCCAGGCGGTCTTCAAGTTCAGCTTGGGCACGGCCGAGGGGCACGGCCGACAGACCTACTCACACGGAGCGCTGGAAAACTCTGTGCCACCCGCCAGCCCCCAGGCCAGCACAAAGCCTTTGTCCATCAACACTGTGGACGACAATGGACGGGTCATTGAGCAAGATGTAGTCATGGATGATCTGAAAAGGGTCTCTCGAAGCAGTGATAGTGTGACTGTGTTCTCTATTTGA
- the slc4a4a gene encoding solute carrier family 4 member 4a isoform X3 yields MSAAKKMEDEAVLDRGASFVKHVCDDEEVEGHHTVYIGVHVPKSYRRRRRHRRRATHRDRKERLTENASDKSDTENNDEASNSILKPLISPAAERIRFMLGEDDDGPASPQLFTELDELLSVDGQEMEWKETARWIKFEEKVEKGGERWSKPHVATLSLHSLFELRTCIEKGTIMLDLEASTLPQVVEMITNSQIESGLLNADLKDKVVYTLLRKHRHQTKKSNLRSLADIGKTVSSASRLFSNMDNGSPTPSHRNMTSSSLNDISDKPEKDQLRNKFMKKLPRDAEASNVLVGEVDFLDAPFVAFVRLQQAVMLGALTEVPVPTRFLFILLGPKGKAKSYHEIGRAIATLMSDEVFHDIAYKSKDRQDLLAGIDEFLDEVIVLPPGEWDPAIRIEPPKSLPSSEKRKNMYAGGDNSQMNGDTPYDGGPGGGGGHAVGDELKKTGRLFGGLMLDIKRKAPFFASDFYDVFHIQALSAILFIYLGTVTNAITFGGLLGDATDNMQGVLESFLGTAVSGGVFCLLAGQPLTILSSTGPVLVFERLLFNFSRENEFDYLEFRLWIGLWSAFFCLVLVATDASYLVQYFTRFTEEGFSCLISFIFIYDAFKKMLKLCNYYPINPDYTIDYVTQYDCLCMAPTILENSTEVLDDPLDGTSIWYFNNTDLPLNATWSSLSKKECLKYGGELVGKACDFVPDIALMSFILFFGTYTCSMCLKKFKFSPFFPTTVRKLISDFAIILAILIFCGVDALVGVDTPKLIVPTEFKPTSSKRGWFVPPFGGNPWWVYLASALPALLVTILLFMDQQITAVIVNRKEHKLKKGAGYHLDLFWVAVLMVVCSFMGLPWYVAATVISIAHIDSLKMETETSAPGEQPKFLGVREQRVTGVCVFILTGLSVLMSPILKFIPMPVLYGVFLYMGVASLNSVQFMDRLQLLLMPAKHQPDLVYLRHVPLRKVHLFTFIQVLCLALLWILKSTVAAIVFPVMILALVAVRKFMDYMFSQHELSFLDDIIPEKDKKKKEDEKRKKKKKRGSVDSDVDDETSPHHANTTLRAEQLRYYQDNCLSSPEMSPLKSVPQIRIDIDPDDNGYYWKSHGSETSL; encoded by the exons tctcgcCGGCGGCCGAGAGGATCCGGTTCATGCTGGGGGAAGATGACGACGGCCCGGCGTCTCCACAGCTGTTCACGGAGCTGGACGAGCTGCTGTCTGTGGACGGGCAGGAGATGGAGTGGAAGGAAACTGCCAG GTGGATCAAATTTGAAGAGAAAGTGGAGAAGGGCGGCGAGCGCTGGAGTAAACCACATGTGGCCACGTTGTCCTTACACAGCTTGTTTGAGCTGAGGACTTGTATAGAGAAAGGCACCATAATGCTGGATCTAGAAGCTTCCACTCTACCTCAGGTTGTAG AGATGATCACCAACAGTCAGATTGAGAGCGGGCTACTGAATGCAGACCTGAAGGACAAGGTGGTTTACACGTTGCTCCGCAAGCACCGCCACCAGACCAAGAAGTCAAATCTACGCTCGCTGGCTGACATCGGAAAGACGGTGTCCAGTGCAAGTAGGCTGTTTTCCAACATGGATAATG GTAGTCCTACGCCCTCCCATCGGAACATGACCTCCAGCAGCTTGAATGACATCTCTGACAAGCCTGAGAAGGATCAG TTGAggaacaagttcatgaagaagtTGCCCAGAGACGCGGAGGCCTCAAACGTGTTAGTGGGGGAGGTGGACTTCCTGGATGCCCCGTTCGTGGCGTTTGTGCGTCTGCAGCAGGCTGTGATGCTGGGCGCCCTGACGGAGGTCCCTGTTCCCACCAG GTTTTTGTTCATCCTTCTTGGACCCAAAGGGAAAGCAAAGTCATATCATGAGATCGGGAGAGCCATTGCCACACTCATGTCAGATGAG GTCTTCCACGATATTGCATACAAGTCCAAGGACAGACAAGATCTTCTGGCGGGCATCGATGAGTTTCTCGATGAGGTCATCGTCCTGCCTCCTGGAGAGTGGGACCCTGCCATCAGGATCGAGCCCCCAAagtctctcccatcctctgagAAAAG AAAGAACATGTATGCTGGAGGCGACAATTCCCAGATGAACGGGGACACGCCTTATGATGGaggccctggagggggaggagggcatgcTGTTGGTGATGAACTGAAAAAGACGGGCAG gttgtttggagGCCTCATGCTGGATATTAAGAGGAAAGCACCGTTTTTTGCAAGTGATTTTTACGATGTTTTTCACATCCAGGCCCTGTCAGCCATTTTGTTTATTTACCTGGGAACTGTGACAAATGCCATCACGTTTGGTGGTTTGCTCGGGGATGCTACAGACAACATGCAG ggtgtgtTGGAGAGCTTCCTTGGCACTGCTGTCTCCGGTGGTGTCTTCTGCCTGCTGGCCGGCCAGCCGCTCACCATCCTCAGCAGTACTGGGCCTGTACTGGTCTTTGAACGGCTGCTTTTCAATTTCAGCAG GGAAAATGAATTTGACTATCTGGAGTTCCGCTTGTGGATTGGCCTGTGGTCAGCCTTCTTCTGTCTGGTCCTGGTGGCGACCGACGCCAGCTACTTAGTGCAGTATTTCACCCGCTTCACCGAGGAAGGCTTCTCTTGCCTCATCAGCTTCATCTTCATCTATGATGCTTTCAAAAAGATGCTGAAGCTGTGCAATTACTACCCCATCAACCCAGACTATACGATCGACTACGTCACCCAATACGACTGCCTCTGCATGGCTCCGACGATCCTGG AAAACAGCACTGAAGTTCTGGATGATCCTCTGGATGGCACATCTATCTGGTACTTTAACAACACAGACCTA CCTTTGAATGCCACATGGTCATCCCTGTCCAAGAAGGAGTGTCTGAAGTATGGAGGGGAACTGGTGGGCAAGGCCTGCGACTTTGTCCCTGATATCGCCCTCATGTCCTTCATCTTGTTCTTTGGTACCTACACATGCTCCATGTGTCTCAAAAAGTTCAAGTTCAGCCCGTTTTTCCCAACCACT GTGAGAAAACTCATCAGTGACTTTGCCATTATCTTGGCCATCTTGATTTTCTGTGGCGTAGATGCACTAGTAGGAGTGGACACCCCCAAACTCATCGTGCCAACTGAATTCAAG CCAACGAGCTCCAAGAGGGGCTGGTTCGTGCCTCCCTTTGGAGGTAACCCCTGGTGGGTGTACCTCGCGTCTGCGCTGCCTGCCTTGCTGGTTACCATCCTGCTTTTTATGGATCAGCAGATCACCGCCGTCATCGTCAACAGGAAGGAGCACAAGCTGAAG aaAGGTGCAGGTTATCACCTGGATCTCTTCTGGGTGGCGGTCCTCATGGTGGTCTGCTCCTTCATGGGGTTGCCATGGTACGTGGCTGCTACCGTCATCTCCATCGCACACATCGACAGTTTGAAGATGGAGACGGAGACGTCCGCCCCGGGAGAGCAGCCCAAGTTCCTGGGCGTGAG aGAGCAACGAGTAACTGGTGTGTGCGTTTTCATTCTGACTGGACTGTCTGTCCTCATGTCTCCTATACTCAAG TTCATACCCATGCCCGTGTTGTATGGAGTCTTCCTCTACATGGGTGTGGCTTCCCTCAACAGTGTGCAG TTCATGGATCGTCTTCAGCTGCTCCTGATGCCAGCGAAGCACCAGCCTGACCTGGTGTACCTGCGCCACGTGCCCCTGAGGAAGGTCCACCTCTTCACCTTCATCCAGGTGCTCTGTCTGGCTCTGCTCTGGATCCTCAAGTCCACAGTGGCTGCCATCGTCTTCCCAGTCATG ATCCTTGCGCTGGTAGCTGTGAGGAAGTTCATGGACTACATGTTCTCCCAGCACGAGCTCAGCTTCCTGGATGACATCATCCCAGAgaaggacaagaagaagaaggaggatgagaaaaggaagaagaagaagaagagggggagtgTCGACAGTGACGTCGACGAT GAGACAAGTCCCCATCATGCCAACACCACTCTTCGTGCTGAGCAGCTTCGCTACTACCAGGACAACTGCTTGTCAAG CCCTGAAATGAGTCCACTTAAATCTGTGCCTCAGATTAGAATAGACATCGACCCAGATGACAACGGATACTACTGGAAGAGCCACGGGTCAGAGACGTCCCTTTAG
- the slc4a4a gene encoding solute carrier family 4 member 4a isoform X2 translates to MSAAKKMEDEAVLDRGASFVKHVCDDEEVEGHHTVYIGVHVPKSYRRRRRHRRRATHRDRKERLTENASDKSDTENNDEASNSILKPLISPAAERIRFMLGEDDDGPASPQLFTELDELLSVDGQEMEWKETARWIKFEEKVEKGGERWSKPHVATLSLHSLFELRTCIEKGTIMLDLEASTLPQVVEMITNSQIESGLLNADLKDKVVYTLLRKHRHQTKKSNLRSLADIGKTVSSASSPTPSHRNMTSSSLNDISDKPEKDQLRNKFMKKLPRDAEASNVLVGEVDFLDAPFVAFVRLQQAVMLGALTEVPVPTRFLFILLGPKGKAKSYHEIGRAIATLMSDEVFHDIAYKSKDRQDLLAGIDEFLDEVIVLPPGEWDPAIRIEPPKSLPSSEKRKNMYAGGDNSQMNGDTPYDGGPGGGGGHAVGDELKKTGRLFGGLMLDIKRKAPFFASDFYDVFHIQALSAILFIYLGTVTNAITFGGLLGDATDNMQGVLESFLGTAVSGGVFCLLAGQPLTILSSTGPVLVFERLLFNFSRENEFDYLEFRLWIGLWSAFFCLVLVATDASYLVQYFTRFTEEGFSCLISFIFIYDAFKKMLKLCNYYPINPDYTIDYVTQYDCLCMAPTILENSTEVLDDPLDGTSIWYFNNTDLPLNATWSSLSKKECLKYGGELVGKACDFVPDIALMSFILFFGTYTCSMCLKKFKFSPFFPTTVRKLISDFAIILAILIFCGVDALVGVDTPKLIVPTEFKPTSSKRGWFVPPFGGNPWWVYLASALPALLVTILLFMDQQITAVIVNRKEHKLKKGAGYHLDLFWVAVLMVVCSFMGLPWYVAATVISIAHIDSLKMETETSAPGEQPKFLGVREQRVTGVCVFILTGLSVLMSPILKFIPMPVLYGVFLYMGVASLNSVQFMDRLQLLLMPAKHQPDLVYLRHVPLRKVHLFTFIQVLCLALLWILKSTVAAIVFPVMILALVAVRKFMDYMFSQHELSFLDDIIPEKDKKKKEDEKRKKKKKRGSVDSDVDDSDYPYNENVPSIKIPMDIMEQEPFLGDKASDRDKSPSCQHHSSC, encoded by the exons tctcgcCGGCGGCCGAGAGGATCCGGTTCATGCTGGGGGAAGATGACGACGGCCCGGCGTCTCCACAGCTGTTCACGGAGCTGGACGAGCTGCTGTCTGTGGACGGGCAGGAGATGGAGTGGAAGGAAACTGCCAG GTGGATCAAATTTGAAGAGAAAGTGGAGAAGGGCGGCGAGCGCTGGAGTAAACCACATGTGGCCACGTTGTCCTTACACAGCTTGTTTGAGCTGAGGACTTGTATAGAGAAAGGCACCATAATGCTGGATCTAGAAGCTTCCACTCTACCTCAGGTTGTAG AGATGATCACCAACAGTCAGATTGAGAGCGGGCTACTGAATGCAGACCTGAAGGACAAGGTGGTTTACACGTTGCTCCGCAAGCACCGCCACCAGACCAAGAAGTCAAATCTACGCTCGCTGGCTGACATCGGAAAGACGGTGTCCAGTGCAA GTAGTCCTACGCCCTCCCATCGGAACATGACCTCCAGCAGCTTGAATGACATCTCTGACAAGCCTGAGAAGGATCAG TTGAggaacaagttcatgaagaagtTGCCCAGAGACGCGGAGGCCTCAAACGTGTTAGTGGGGGAGGTGGACTTCCTGGATGCCCCGTTCGTGGCGTTTGTGCGTCTGCAGCAGGCTGTGATGCTGGGCGCCCTGACGGAGGTCCCTGTTCCCACCAG GTTTTTGTTCATCCTTCTTGGACCCAAAGGGAAAGCAAAGTCATATCATGAGATCGGGAGAGCCATTGCCACACTCATGTCAGATGAG GTCTTCCACGATATTGCATACAAGTCCAAGGACAGACAAGATCTTCTGGCGGGCATCGATGAGTTTCTCGATGAGGTCATCGTCCTGCCTCCTGGAGAGTGGGACCCTGCCATCAGGATCGAGCCCCCAAagtctctcccatcctctgagAAAAG AAAGAACATGTATGCTGGAGGCGACAATTCCCAGATGAACGGGGACACGCCTTATGATGGaggccctggagggggaggagggcatgcTGTTGGTGATGAACTGAAAAAGACGGGCAG gttgtttggagGCCTCATGCTGGATATTAAGAGGAAAGCACCGTTTTTTGCAAGTGATTTTTACGATGTTTTTCACATCCAGGCCCTGTCAGCCATTTTGTTTATTTACCTGGGAACTGTGACAAATGCCATCACGTTTGGTGGTTTGCTCGGGGATGCTACAGACAACATGCAG ggtgtgtTGGAGAGCTTCCTTGGCACTGCTGTCTCCGGTGGTGTCTTCTGCCTGCTGGCCGGCCAGCCGCTCACCATCCTCAGCAGTACTGGGCCTGTACTGGTCTTTGAACGGCTGCTTTTCAATTTCAGCAG GGAAAATGAATTTGACTATCTGGAGTTCCGCTTGTGGATTGGCCTGTGGTCAGCCTTCTTCTGTCTGGTCCTGGTGGCGACCGACGCCAGCTACTTAGTGCAGTATTTCACCCGCTTCACCGAGGAAGGCTTCTCTTGCCTCATCAGCTTCATCTTCATCTATGATGCTTTCAAAAAGATGCTGAAGCTGTGCAATTACTACCCCATCAACCCAGACTATACGATCGACTACGTCACCCAATACGACTGCCTCTGCATGGCTCCGACGATCCTGG AAAACAGCACTGAAGTTCTGGATGATCCTCTGGATGGCACATCTATCTGGTACTTTAACAACACAGACCTA CCTTTGAATGCCACATGGTCATCCCTGTCCAAGAAGGAGTGTCTGAAGTATGGAGGGGAACTGGTGGGCAAGGCCTGCGACTTTGTCCCTGATATCGCCCTCATGTCCTTCATCTTGTTCTTTGGTACCTACACATGCTCCATGTGTCTCAAAAAGTTCAAGTTCAGCCCGTTTTTCCCAACCACT GTGAGAAAACTCATCAGTGACTTTGCCATTATCTTGGCCATCTTGATTTTCTGTGGCGTAGATGCACTAGTAGGAGTGGACACCCCCAAACTCATCGTGCCAACTGAATTCAAG CCAACGAGCTCCAAGAGGGGCTGGTTCGTGCCTCCCTTTGGAGGTAACCCCTGGTGGGTGTACCTCGCGTCTGCGCTGCCTGCCTTGCTGGTTACCATCCTGCTTTTTATGGATCAGCAGATCACCGCCGTCATCGTCAACAGGAAGGAGCACAAGCTGAAG aaAGGTGCAGGTTATCACCTGGATCTCTTCTGGGTGGCGGTCCTCATGGTGGTCTGCTCCTTCATGGGGTTGCCATGGTACGTGGCTGCTACCGTCATCTCCATCGCACACATCGACAGTTTGAAGATGGAGACGGAGACGTCCGCCCCGGGAGAGCAGCCCAAGTTCCTGGGCGTGAG aGAGCAACGAGTAACTGGTGTGTGCGTTTTCATTCTGACTGGACTGTCTGTCCTCATGTCTCCTATACTCAAG TTCATACCCATGCCCGTGTTGTATGGAGTCTTCCTCTACATGGGTGTGGCTTCCCTCAACAGTGTGCAG TTCATGGATCGTCTTCAGCTGCTCCTGATGCCAGCGAAGCACCAGCCTGACCTGGTGTACCTGCGCCACGTGCCCCTGAGGAAGGTCCACCTCTTCACCTTCATCCAGGTGCTCTGTCTGGCTCTGCTCTGGATCCTCAAGTCCACAGTGGCTGCCATCGTCTTCCCAGTCATG ATCCTTGCGCTGGTAGCTGTGAGGAAGTTCATGGACTACATGTTCTCCCAGCACGAGCTCAGCTTCCTGGATGACATCATCCCAGAgaaggacaagaagaagaaggaggatgagaaaaggaagaagaagaagaagagggggagtgTCGACAGTGACGTCGACGAT TCTGACTACCCTTACAATGAGAATGTACCCAGCATTAAAATCCCCATGGACATAATGGAGCAAGAGCCCTTCTTAGGCGATAAGGCCTCCGACA GAGACAAGTCCCCATCATGCCAACACCACTCTTCGTGCTGA
- the slc4a4a gene encoding solute carrier family 4 member 4a isoform X1: MSAAKKMEDEAVLDRGASFVKHVCDDEEVEGHHTVYIGVHVPKSYRRRRRHRRRATHRDRKERLTENASDKSDTENNDEASNSILKPLISPAAERIRFMLGEDDDGPASPQLFTELDELLSVDGQEMEWKETARWIKFEEKVEKGGERWSKPHVATLSLHSLFELRTCIEKGTIMLDLEASTLPQVVEMITNSQIESGLLNADLKDKVVYTLLRKHRHQTKKSNLRSLADIGKTVSSASRLFSNMDNGSPTPSHRNMTSSSLNDISDKPEKDQLRNKFMKKLPRDAEASNVLVGEVDFLDAPFVAFVRLQQAVMLGALTEVPVPTRFLFILLGPKGKAKSYHEIGRAIATLMSDEVFHDIAYKSKDRQDLLAGIDEFLDEVIVLPPGEWDPAIRIEPPKSLPSSEKRKNMYAGGDNSQMNGDTPYDGGPGGGGGHAVGDELKKTGRLFGGLMLDIKRKAPFFASDFYDVFHIQALSAILFIYLGTVTNAITFGGLLGDATDNMQGVLESFLGTAVSGGVFCLLAGQPLTILSSTGPVLVFERLLFNFSRENEFDYLEFRLWIGLWSAFFCLVLVATDASYLVQYFTRFTEEGFSCLISFIFIYDAFKKMLKLCNYYPINPDYTIDYVTQYDCLCMAPTILENSTEVLDDPLDGTSIWYFNNTDLPLNATWSSLSKKECLKYGGELVGKACDFVPDIALMSFILFFGTYTCSMCLKKFKFSPFFPTTVRKLISDFAIILAILIFCGVDALVGVDTPKLIVPTEFKPTSSKRGWFVPPFGGNPWWVYLASALPALLVTILLFMDQQITAVIVNRKEHKLKKGAGYHLDLFWVAVLMVVCSFMGLPWYVAATVISIAHIDSLKMETETSAPGEQPKFLGVREQRVTGVCVFILTGLSVLMSPILKFIPMPVLYGVFLYMGVASLNSVQFMDRLQLLLMPAKHQPDLVYLRHVPLRKVHLFTFIQVLCLALLWILKSTVAAIVFPVMILALVAVRKFMDYMFSQHELSFLDDIIPEKDKKKKEDEKRKKKKKRGSVDSDVDDSDYPYNENVPSIKIPMDIMEQEPFLGDKASDRDKSPSCQHHSSC; this comes from the exons tctcgcCGGCGGCCGAGAGGATCCGGTTCATGCTGGGGGAAGATGACGACGGCCCGGCGTCTCCACAGCTGTTCACGGAGCTGGACGAGCTGCTGTCTGTGGACGGGCAGGAGATGGAGTGGAAGGAAACTGCCAG GTGGATCAAATTTGAAGAGAAAGTGGAGAAGGGCGGCGAGCGCTGGAGTAAACCACATGTGGCCACGTTGTCCTTACACAGCTTGTTTGAGCTGAGGACTTGTATAGAGAAAGGCACCATAATGCTGGATCTAGAAGCTTCCACTCTACCTCAGGTTGTAG AGATGATCACCAACAGTCAGATTGAGAGCGGGCTACTGAATGCAGACCTGAAGGACAAGGTGGTTTACACGTTGCTCCGCAAGCACCGCCACCAGACCAAGAAGTCAAATCTACGCTCGCTGGCTGACATCGGAAAGACGGTGTCCAGTGCAAGTAGGCTGTTTTCCAACATGGATAATG GTAGTCCTACGCCCTCCCATCGGAACATGACCTCCAGCAGCTTGAATGACATCTCTGACAAGCCTGAGAAGGATCAG TTGAggaacaagttcatgaagaagtTGCCCAGAGACGCGGAGGCCTCAAACGTGTTAGTGGGGGAGGTGGACTTCCTGGATGCCCCGTTCGTGGCGTTTGTGCGTCTGCAGCAGGCTGTGATGCTGGGCGCCCTGACGGAGGTCCCTGTTCCCACCAG GTTTTTGTTCATCCTTCTTGGACCCAAAGGGAAAGCAAAGTCATATCATGAGATCGGGAGAGCCATTGCCACACTCATGTCAGATGAG GTCTTCCACGATATTGCATACAAGTCCAAGGACAGACAAGATCTTCTGGCGGGCATCGATGAGTTTCTCGATGAGGTCATCGTCCTGCCTCCTGGAGAGTGGGACCCTGCCATCAGGATCGAGCCCCCAAagtctctcccatcctctgagAAAAG AAAGAACATGTATGCTGGAGGCGACAATTCCCAGATGAACGGGGACACGCCTTATGATGGaggccctggagggggaggagggcatgcTGTTGGTGATGAACTGAAAAAGACGGGCAG gttgtttggagGCCTCATGCTGGATATTAAGAGGAAAGCACCGTTTTTTGCAAGTGATTTTTACGATGTTTTTCACATCCAGGCCCTGTCAGCCATTTTGTTTATTTACCTGGGAACTGTGACAAATGCCATCACGTTTGGTGGTTTGCTCGGGGATGCTACAGACAACATGCAG ggtgtgtTGGAGAGCTTCCTTGGCACTGCTGTCTCCGGTGGTGTCTTCTGCCTGCTGGCCGGCCAGCCGCTCACCATCCTCAGCAGTACTGGGCCTGTACTGGTCTTTGAACGGCTGCTTTTCAATTTCAGCAG GGAAAATGAATTTGACTATCTGGAGTTCCGCTTGTGGATTGGCCTGTGGTCAGCCTTCTTCTGTCTGGTCCTGGTGGCGACCGACGCCAGCTACTTAGTGCAGTATTTCACCCGCTTCACCGAGGAAGGCTTCTCTTGCCTCATCAGCTTCATCTTCATCTATGATGCTTTCAAAAAGATGCTGAAGCTGTGCAATTACTACCCCATCAACCCAGACTATACGATCGACTACGTCACCCAATACGACTGCCTCTGCATGGCTCCGACGATCCTGG AAAACAGCACTGAAGTTCTGGATGATCCTCTGGATGGCACATCTATCTGGTACTTTAACAACACAGACCTA CCTTTGAATGCCACATGGTCATCCCTGTCCAAGAAGGAGTGTCTGAAGTATGGAGGGGAACTGGTGGGCAAGGCCTGCGACTTTGTCCCTGATATCGCCCTCATGTCCTTCATCTTGTTCTTTGGTACCTACACATGCTCCATGTGTCTCAAAAAGTTCAAGTTCAGCCCGTTTTTCCCAACCACT GTGAGAAAACTCATCAGTGACTTTGCCATTATCTTGGCCATCTTGATTTTCTGTGGCGTAGATGCACTAGTAGGAGTGGACACCCCCAAACTCATCGTGCCAACTGAATTCAAG CCAACGAGCTCCAAGAGGGGCTGGTTCGTGCCTCCCTTTGGAGGTAACCCCTGGTGGGTGTACCTCGCGTCTGCGCTGCCTGCCTTGCTGGTTACCATCCTGCTTTTTATGGATCAGCAGATCACCGCCGTCATCGTCAACAGGAAGGAGCACAAGCTGAAG aaAGGTGCAGGTTATCACCTGGATCTCTTCTGGGTGGCGGTCCTCATGGTGGTCTGCTCCTTCATGGGGTTGCCATGGTACGTGGCTGCTACCGTCATCTCCATCGCACACATCGACAGTTTGAAGATGGAGACGGAGACGTCCGCCCCGGGAGAGCAGCCCAAGTTCCTGGGCGTGAG aGAGCAACGAGTAACTGGTGTGTGCGTTTTCATTCTGACTGGACTGTCTGTCCTCATGTCTCCTATACTCAAG TTCATACCCATGCCCGTGTTGTATGGAGTCTTCCTCTACATGGGTGTGGCTTCCCTCAACAGTGTGCAG TTCATGGATCGTCTTCAGCTGCTCCTGATGCCAGCGAAGCACCAGCCTGACCTGGTGTACCTGCGCCACGTGCCCCTGAGGAAGGTCCACCTCTTCACCTTCATCCAGGTGCTCTGTCTGGCTCTGCTCTGGATCCTCAAGTCCACAGTGGCTGCCATCGTCTTCCCAGTCATG ATCCTTGCGCTGGTAGCTGTGAGGAAGTTCATGGACTACATGTTCTCCCAGCACGAGCTCAGCTTCCTGGATGACATCATCCCAGAgaaggacaagaagaagaaggaggatgagaaaaggaagaagaagaagaagagggggagtgTCGACAGTGACGTCGACGAT TCTGACTACCCTTACAATGAGAATGTACCCAGCATTAAAATCCCCATGGACATAATGGAGCAAGAGCCCTTCTTAGGCGATAAGGCCTCCGACA GAGACAAGTCCCCATCATGCCAACACCACTCTTCGTGCTGA